One genomic window of Octopus bimaculoides isolate UCB-OBI-ISO-001 chromosome 2, ASM119413v2, whole genome shotgun sequence includes the following:
- the LOC106876240 gene encoding cerebral cavernous malformations protein 2 homolog: MTHHKCKSVQLSGHAQFNSSGCFQRLTVWTIRNYQILNDAIVIKLTCKDELLLRICIHEIAAVCYIKDDNDYILPIKYGVPEKCNSAVLYVDDKMQAEEICALVDQCFQLVYANVAIQFININLNGAFGTSVPSSNTQSDSTTINNAPDTALKPSYITTSDQNLTKNNTSSYSRSPKASKRTISVTTESEISLTGGYYSEVIQDYLKKLHKCLTKTELCQFAVLLTARQKGATTGEFCKEVFNLFGQERKHMMTGMGPFIEAKDYHVFEEFLSKNSMALPANGHGTISSFHSNSQLCKDNGITTHSINSGDMDEFDRMMDCISDQIDNMENSVDVDSFVS; encoded by the exons ATGACACACCATAAGTGTAAATCTGTCCAATTGTCTGGGCATGCCCAGTTCAACAGTTCAGGATGTTTCCAAAGACTGACAGTATGGACTATAAGAAA CTATCAAATTTTGAATGATGCCATTGTGATAAAACTGACCTGCAAAGATGAGTTGCTACTTCGTATCTGTATCCATGAGATAGCAGCAGTGTGTTACATCAAAGACGACAATGACTACATTCTACCGATTAAATACGGAGTTCCAGAGAAATGTAACTCGGCCGTACTTTATGTTGACGACAAGATGCAAGCTGAAGAAATTTGTGCATTGGTCGACCAATGTTTCCAGCTTGTTTATGCCAATGTAGCCATTCAGTTCATCAACATCAACTTAAATGGTGCTTTCGGAACATCAGTGCCTTCTTCAAACACACAGAGTGACTCCACCACCATTAACAATGCCCCAGACACAGCACTGAAACCATCGTATATAACAACCTCTGACCAGAACCTTACCAAGAACAACACTTCATCCTACAGCCGTTCCCCAAAAGCATCCAAACGCACAATTAGCGTAACCACCGAAAGTGAGATTAGTCTGACTGGTGGTTATTATTCTGAGGTCATTCAAGATTATCTGAAGAAGCTGCACAAATGCCTCACCAAAACAGAACTGTGTCAGTTTGCTGTTCTGCTCACTGCCCGACAGAAAGGTGCAACCACAGGAGAATTTTGCAAAGAAGTTTTCAATTTGTTCGGACAAGAAAGGAAGCATATGATGACTGGCATGGGTCCTTTCATAGAAGCAAAAGACTATCATGTGTTTGAAGAATTCCTGTCTAAAAATTCTATGGCGCTTCCAGCAAATGGCCATGGTACCATCTCCAGCTTCCACAGCAATTCTCAGCTCTGCAAAGACAACGGCattacaactcactcaataaacAGCGGAGATATGGATGAATTTGATCGAATGATGGACTGCATCTCGGATCAGATCGATAACATGGAGAACAGTGTCGATGTGGACAGCTTTGTGTCATGA